In Carya illinoinensis cultivar Pawnee chromosome 10, C.illinoinensisPawnee_v1, whole genome shotgun sequence, one DNA window encodes the following:
- the LOC122278295 gene encoding 40S ribosomal protein S23, which produces MGKTRGMGAGRKLKSHRRRQRWADKSYKKSHLGNEWKKPFAGSSHAKGIVLEKIGIEAKQPNSAIRKCARVQLIKNGKKIAAFVPNDGCLNYIEENDEVLIAGFGRKGHAVGDIPGVRFKVVKVSGVSLLALFKEKKEKPRS; this is translated from the exons GAAGACACGTGGTATGGGAGCTGGTCGCAAGCTGAAGTCCCACCGTAGGCGGCAAAGGTGGGCTGACAAGTCTTACAAAAAGTCCCACCTTGGAAATGAATGGAAGAAGCCATTTGCTGGGTCTTCCCATGCAAAAGGCATTGTCCTTGAGAAGAT AGGTATCGAGGCCAAGCAGCCAAACTCTGCTATCAGGAAATGTGCCAGAGTCCAACTGATCAAAAATGGGAAGAAGATTGCTGCATTTGTCCCCAACGATGGTTGCTTGAACTACATTGAAGAAAAT GATGAGGTGTTGATTGCCGGATTTGGTCGAAAGGGTCATGCTGTCGGTGATATTCCCGGTGTTAGGTTCAAAGTCGTGAAGGTTTCAGGTGTCTCCCTCCTGGCTCTATTCAAGGAGAAAAAGGAGAAGCCTAGGTCCTAA